Proteins found in one Acidobacteriota bacterium genomic segment:
- a CDS encoding ABC transporter ATP-binding protein, whose product MIEVQHLTKRYGRITAVDDVTFRVERGEILGFLGPNGAGKTTTMRVITGYMPPTQGKVIVAGFDVFDQPVDAKRRTGYLPETPPLYPDMTVREYLTFVAKIKGVQTGDRLARVAQVMKKTAIVDVADRHCGKLSKGYRQRVGLAQAILHNPDVLVLDEPTAGLDPKQIIETRQLIKELAGNHTIVLSTHILPEVAQTCQRVVIITKGKVVAVDTPENLTHRLQGAETMYVQLDAADVDASPALQAVPGVTRVGISDRHGTAVGYEVEGSRGQDIRRDLAAAVVSKGWGLLELRPLRMSLEEIFLQVTTEEVDPKKPEPTGKTKEAAQ is encoded by the coding sequence GTGATCGAGGTCCAGCACCTCACGAAACGCTACGGCCGCATCACGGCCGTCGACGATGTGACGTTCCGCGTCGAGCGGGGCGAAATCCTCGGCTTTCTCGGGCCCAACGGCGCCGGAAAGACGACGACGATGCGGGTGATTACGGGGTACATGCCCCCGACCCAGGGCAAGGTCATCGTCGCCGGCTTTGACGTATTCGACCAGCCCGTCGATGCCAAGCGCAGAACCGGCTACCTTCCGGAGACGCCGCCGCTCTATCCCGACATGACCGTGCGGGAATACCTGACGTTCGTGGCGAAAATCAAAGGCGTTCAGACGGGTGATCGGCTCGCGCGGGTCGCGCAGGTGATGAAGAAGACGGCGATTGTTGACGTGGCCGATCGCCACTGTGGCAAGCTGTCGAAGGGCTATCGCCAGCGTGTCGGTCTTGCCCAGGCCATCCTGCACAACCCCGACGTCCTGGTACTCGACGAGCCGACGGCCGGGCTGGATCCGAAGCAGATCATCGAGACACGCCAGCTGATCAAGGAGCTGGCCGGCAACCATACGATCGTCCTGAGCACGCACATCCTCCCGGAGGTCGCGCAGACCTGCCAGCGTGTGGTGATCATCACGAAGGGCAAGGTGGTGGCGGTTGATACGCCCGAGAACCTGACTCATCGACTGCAGGGAGCCGAGACGATGTACGTCCAACTGGACGCCGCCGATGTCGATGCCAGTCCTGCCCTCCAGGCGGTGCCGGGCGTCACGCGCGTCGGCATCTCCGACCGCCACGGCACGGCGGTCGGCTACGAGGTTGAAGGCTCCCGGGGCCAGGACATCCGGCGCGACCTGGCGGCGGCTGTCGTGTCGAAGGGCTGGGGCCTGCTCGAGTTGCGCCCGCTGAGGATGAGCCTCGAAGAGATTTTCCTGCAGGTCACAACCGAGGAAGTCGACCCGAAGAAGCCGGAGCCCACCGGGAAGACCAAGGAGGCCGCGCAGTGA
- the larE gene encoding ATP-dependent sacrificial sulfur transferase LarE, with the protein MTTAGLDRQQAESGVARFLEKEAHLRARLSSLGSVVVAFSGGTDSAYLAYAASSMLGDRALCVTADSASYPSRHRKIATDLAAQFNLMHEFIVTAEIDNPDYRANAPDRCYHCKHELFTHLTRLARERGFAAVLDGANADDRGDYRPGRQAAREMGVLSPLDEADLTKDEIRELSRRAGLPTWNQPASACLSSRIPYHSEVTPEKLRTIERAEEVLRSLGFRIYRVRHHDNLARVELGPDEMMRALDPAVREVLVRDIKAAGYQYVALDLQGYRMGSLNEGILLKSV; encoded by the coding sequence GTGACCACCGCAGGGCTCGATCGACAGCAGGCGGAATCGGGCGTCGCCCGGTTCCTCGAGAAGGAGGCGCACCTGAGGGCGAGGCTCAGTTCACTGGGCTCGGTCGTGGTGGCATTTAGCGGCGGCACCGACAGCGCCTACCTGGCCTATGCGGCCTCGTCTATGCTTGGCGACCGCGCGCTTTGCGTGACTGCCGACAGCGCCAGTTACCCATCGCGGCACCGGAAGATCGCCACCGACCTTGCCGCGCAGTTCAACCTCATGCACGAGTTCATCGTCACCGCCGAGATCGACAATCCCGACTACCGCGCCAACGCGCCGGATCGGTGCTACCACTGCAAGCACGAACTGTTCACCCACCTGACGAGACTGGCTCGCGAGCGGGGGTTTGCCGCCGTGCTCGACGGCGCCAACGCCGACGATCGCGGTGACTACCGACCGGGTCGGCAGGCCGCGCGGGAAATGGGCGTGCTGAGCCCGCTCGATGAAGCCGATTTGACCAAGGACGAGATCCGGGAGTTGTCAAGGCGCGCGGGACTGCCGACGTGGAACCAACCCGCGTCCGCGTGTCTGTCGTCCCGCATTCCGTACCATTCCGAGGTCACCCCGGAGAAACTCCGCACGATTGAACGGGCGGAGGAGGTGCTGCGCTCGCTTGGCTTCAGGATTTACCGGGTACGGCATCACGACAACCTGGCACGTGTCGAACTCGGCCCAGACGAGATGATGCGGGCCCTGGATCCGGCCGTGCGCGAGGTGCTCGTGCGCGACATCAAGGCAGCCGGGTACCAGTACGTCGCGCTCGACCTCCAGGGCTACCGGATGGGCAGCCTCAACGAAGGCATCCTGCTGAAATCAGTGTGA
- a CDS encoding ABC transporter permease codes for MSNILAIAQKEIRAYFASPIAYVVIGLFSILFGVFYYTILDWFVKQGMQMAMGMGMGPQSLNVNEQMIRPLLGNAMVLLLFVLPMITMRTYAEEKRSGTMELLLTSPITDVQILVGKFLGALSLYAAMLGVMLVYVAVLFAFGTPEWKPIATAYLGLLLFGGCFVSVGMLVSSFTKNQIVAGMMTFVVFLLLWVIDWLASSATGLFGTSAGPVVEEVLNYLSITQHFDDFGKGIIDTKHLIFYVSFITFGLFLTARSVDSERWRG; via the coding sequence GTGAGCAACATACTCGCCATTGCCCAGAAGGAGATCCGGGCCTACTTCGCCTCCCCCATCGCCTACGTCGTGATCGGCCTGTTCTCGATCCTGTTCGGCGTCTTCTACTACACGATCCTCGACTGGTTCGTGAAGCAGGGGATGCAGATGGCCATGGGCATGGGGATGGGCCCTCAGAGCCTGAACGTCAACGAGCAGATGATCCGGCCGCTGCTTGGGAACGCGATGGTGCTGCTCCTGTTTGTCCTGCCCATGATCACGATGAGGACGTACGCCGAGGAGAAGCGCTCGGGCACGATGGAACTGCTACTGACCTCACCGATCACCGACGTCCAGATTCTGGTCGGGAAGTTCCTGGGCGCGCTCTCGCTGTACGCCGCGATGCTCGGCGTCATGCTCGTTTACGTGGCGGTGTTGTTCGCGTTCGGCACACCCGAGTGGAAGCCGATCGCCACGGCTTACCTCGGCCTGCTGCTCTTCGGCGGCTGCTTCGTCTCGGTCGGCATGCTGGTGTCGAGCTTCACGAAGAACCAGATCGTCGCCGGGATGATGACCTTCGTCGTCTTCCTGCTGCTGTGGGTGATCGACTGGCTCGCCAGTTCGGCCACGGGGCTGTTTGGCACGTCGGCAGGTCCTGTCGTGGAGGAGGTGTTGAACTACCTCTCGATCACGCAGCACTTCGACGACTTCGGTAAGGGCATCATCGACACGAAGCACCTTATCTTCTACGTGAGCTTCATTACGTTTGGCCTTTTTCTGACCGCCCGGTCGGTCGACAGTGAACGGTGGCGCGGATGA
- a CDS encoding Gldg family protein — MMRKLADYSSWLAIALVCLALALFLQPWRPDWTGYARYLAVAGLILLLLSMLTGWREIAAAFQRRQTRLSTITFSSIAFVLGILVLINIIGARQSKRWDLTVNNVYTLSDQTQNVLRKLDAPLAIRVFEKAMDLRRFKDQLTEYEHASKNVTVEYVDADKQRTRAIQYKVETYGTVVFEYKGRVERVSGSSEQDLTTGIVKVVTGSQKKIYLTQGHGEKIPDSTERTGFSTVKSSLERENYGVDKVVLIQQGRVPADAAALIVAGPKTDLLAPEVDAIRRYLAGGGKLMVMLDPPESSKAAPLANLEGLLREWGFDVGNNIVVDASGLGQIFGADAATPVAASYPTHPITEKMNLMTAYPFARSIGPLKGGANGHTPDTFIQTSSRSWGESDIDGLMKSGEVKFDEGKDLKGPVSIGAAVSAAASAAAKTPESAGADKNEKTSETRVVAIGDSDFAANAYINVQGNRDLFMNTIGWLSQQENLISIRPREASDRRLTMTAAETRLVFFMAIFGIPGAILAMGVYTWWRRR, encoded by the coding sequence ATGATGAGGAAACTCGCGGACTATTCGAGCTGGCTGGCCATCGCCCTTGTCTGCCTGGCGTTGGCGCTGTTTCTGCAGCCGTGGAGGCCGGACTGGACCGGCTACGCGCGTTATCTCGCCGTCGCCGGGCTGATCCTGCTGCTGCTGTCGATGCTGACGGGGTGGCGGGAGATCGCCGCGGCGTTCCAGCGCCGACAGACGCGGCTCAGCACGATCACGTTCTCGAGCATCGCATTCGTGCTGGGAATCCTCGTGCTCATCAACATCATCGGCGCCCGGCAGAGCAAGCGGTGGGATTTGACGGTCAACAACGTCTACACGCTGTCGGACCAGACGCAGAACGTGTTGAGGAAGCTCGATGCCCCGCTGGCGATCAGGGTCTTCGAGAAGGCCATGGACTTGCGGCGCTTCAAGGATCAGCTCACCGAATACGAGCACGCCTCGAAGAACGTCACCGTCGAGTACGTCGACGCCGACAAGCAGCGCACCAGGGCGATCCAGTACAAGGTGGAGACCTACGGCACCGTCGTCTTCGAGTACAAGGGACGCGTAGAACGCGTCTCGGGCAGCAGCGAGCAGGATCTGACGACGGGCATCGTCAAGGTCGTTACGGGCTCACAGAAGAAGATCTACCTGACACAGGGGCACGGCGAGAAGATCCCGGACAGCACCGAACGGACGGGGTTCAGCACGGTGAAGTCGTCGCTCGAGCGCGAGAACTACGGCGTCGACAAGGTCGTGCTCATTCAACAGGGGCGGGTTCCTGCTGATGCGGCGGCCCTCATCGTAGCGGGCCCGAAGACGGACCTGCTCGCGCCGGAAGTGGACGCGATCAGGAGGTACCTGGCTGGCGGAGGCAAGCTGATGGTGATGCTGGATCCGCCGGAATCAAGCAAGGCGGCACCGCTGGCCAACCTCGAAGGTTTGCTCCGCGAGTGGGGCTTCGACGTGGGCAACAACATCGTCGTTGACGCGAGCGGCCTCGGCCAGATCTTCGGCGCGGACGCCGCCACGCCGGTTGCGGCCAGCTATCCGACCCACCCGATTACGGAAAAGATGAATCTCATGACGGCCTACCCGTTCGCCCGGTCGATTGGACCGCTCAAGGGCGGGGCGAACGGGCACACGCCGGACACGTTTATCCAGACGAGCTCGCGCAGTTGGGGCGAATCCGACATCGACGGGTTGATGAAGTCCGGCGAGGTCAAATTCGACGAGGGCAAGGATCTCAAGGGCCCCGTGTCGATTGGCGCGGCCGTGTCGGCTGCGGCCAGCGCGGCGGCGAAAACGCCGGAATCGGCCGGCGCCGACAAGAACGAGAAGACGTCCGAGACGCGCGTGGTCGCGATTGGCGATTCGGACTTCGCCGCCAACGCCTACATCAACGTGCAGGGCAATCGCGATTTGTTCATGAACACGATCGGCTGGCTGTCGCAGCAGGAGAACCTCATTTCGATCCGGCCGAGGGAGGCGAGCGATCGCCGGCTCACGATGACGGCCGCCGAGACCCGGCTGGTGTTCTTCATGGCCATCTTCGGCATCCCCGGAGCCATCCTGGCGATGGGCGTCTATACCTGGTGGCGGAGGCGTTGA
- a CDS encoding response regulator has translation MTNAGATHKTVLIADDTPFVRDRFKSALEHAGHRAYTVRSAAELLARVRADLSEIDLVLVDLRLPHAGGVDLVRSIRKLDGGKLPILVFSGTITAASEVRDLADLGVAGYVNEYSAAQHILPSLAPHLFPDNFNRRNSSRVVLGIPVAYRVANTIAAAVTLNLGKNGMAIRTMSPLDSSARARVRFRLPNAKQDVDADARVTWSDRRVGMGLEFERIDSADQSAVEEFVDTHFVKPHEH, from the coding sequence ATGACAAACGCCGGGGCCACGCACAAGACCGTTCTGATCGCCGATGATACGCCGTTTGTGCGCGACAGGTTCAAGTCCGCCCTCGAACACGCCGGACATCGGGCCTATACGGTCCGAAGCGCGGCCGAGTTGCTGGCGCGCGTCCGCGCCGACCTGTCGGAAATCGATCTGGTGTTGGTCGACCTCAGGCTGCCTCACGCCGGCGGCGTCGATCTGGTCCGCTCGATTCGCAAACTGGACGGCGGCAAACTCCCCATTCTGGTGTTCAGCGGGACGATTACCGCCGCCTCCGAGGTCAGGGATCTGGCCGACCTCGGCGTTGCCGGGTACGTCAATGAATACAGCGCAGCCCAGCACATCCTGCCGTCGCTCGCGCCGCACCTGTTCCCCGACAACTTCAATCGACGCAACAGCTCCCGGGTCGTACTGGGCATCCCGGTGGCCTACCGCGTCGCCAACACGATTGCCGCGGCCGTCACGCTGAATCTCGGCAAGAACGGCATGGCCATCAGGACCATGAGTCCACTCGACTCATCCGCCCGCGCCCGGGTCCGCTTCCGCCTCCCCAATGCCAAGCAGGATGTCGATGCCGACGCGCGCGTCACCTGGAGCGACCGCCGGGTGGGCATGGGCCTCGAGTTCGAACGTATCGACTCGGCTGATCAGTCCGCGGTCGAGGAATTCGTCGATACGCACTTCGTCAAACCCCACGAACATTAG
- a CDS encoding heavy metal translocating P-type ATPase codes for MPTTTPVCPVCDIHAESVFRIEGMDCHEEVAILDRRLKGLPGLERMTADVLAGRLRIAYDAARLSTSTIATAIADTGMHAWLERDQPTRVVDARFQRGWALLVVSGAASALGLALRAAGAPAAATTLLFAAAVATGGWFWARRAWSAARLFSLDINVLMLLAVVGAIAINEWSEAAMVTFLFALAQWLESRNMERARLAIRALMELTPNEALVRGENGERRVRVDDIRVGDVLVVRPGEKIALDGTVASGSSDINQAPITGESIPVPKAAGSVVYAGTINGHGALEVRVTHLRADSTLAHIMALVEHAQSERAEAQTVVERFARVYTPAVVALAVTLALVPPLVFAQPFGTWFYRALVLLVISCPCALVISTPVSIVSALAGAARHGVLIKGGRHLETLGHVRCMAFDKTGTLTRGTPEIVGIEAVGGRPIREVLEVAASLESRSDHPLARAILLRASHDRVAITPAAEHRALPGLGVSAILNGEPVLIGSHRMFIERGMSSPAIAARVEALSTDGQTAVLVARSGRTIGVVAIADGAREAGQQLMRLLRKHGVAHVAILTGDNEATAGRLARDLGVTETRAGLMPADKVAAVQQLKAAYGIVAMVGDGVNDAPALAAADVGIVMGAAGSDAALETADIALMADDLTKIPYAVRLSRATVRNIRLNITIALALKAIFLVLAATGSATLWMAVVADMGASLLVIGNGLRLLRFD; via the coding sequence GTGCCCACGACGACCCCCGTCTGCCCCGTGTGCGATATCCATGCGGAATCCGTGTTCCGCATCGAGGGGATGGACTGCCATGAAGAGGTCGCGATTCTGGACCGCCGGCTGAAGGGGCTGCCCGGCCTGGAGCGGATGACGGCCGATGTATTGGCCGGACGACTGCGGATTGCCTACGACGCCGCGCGGCTGTCGACGTCGACCATCGCGACCGCCATTGCCGACACCGGGATGCACGCGTGGCTCGAGCGCGATCAACCCACCCGCGTCGTTGACGCGCGATTCCAGCGAGGGTGGGCGCTGCTGGTCGTGTCTGGCGCGGCTTCCGCGCTGGGCCTGGCACTGCGTGCGGCAGGCGCACCGGCTGCCGCCACGACGCTGCTCTTTGCCGCCGCCGTCGCGACCGGCGGCTGGTTCTGGGCCCGGAGGGCGTGGTCGGCGGCGAGACTGTTCTCGCTCGACATCAACGTGCTGATGCTGCTGGCCGTGGTCGGCGCGATCGCCATCAACGAGTGGTCCGAGGCCGCGATGGTGACGTTCCTGTTCGCGCTGGCGCAGTGGCTTGAATCCCGCAACATGGAGCGCGCGAGGCTGGCGATTCGCGCGTTGATGGAACTGACGCCGAACGAGGCGCTCGTGCGTGGGGAGAATGGCGAGCGGCGGGTTCGCGTCGACGACATCCGGGTGGGCGATGTCCTGGTGGTCCGCCCAGGGGAGAAGATCGCGCTCGATGGCACCGTCGCGAGTGGCTCGAGCGACATCAACCAGGCGCCCATCACCGGTGAGTCCATCCCGGTGCCCAAGGCTGCCGGGTCCGTCGTGTACGCTGGGACGATCAATGGCCATGGAGCGCTCGAAGTGCGTGTCACGCACCTGCGCGCCGACTCGACGCTCGCTCACATCATGGCGCTGGTCGAACACGCGCAGTCGGAGCGGGCCGAGGCGCAGACCGTTGTCGAGCGATTCGCGCGGGTCTACACGCCTGCTGTCGTCGCGCTTGCCGTGACGTTGGCGCTGGTTCCTCCACTCGTGTTTGCCCAACCGTTCGGTACCTGGTTCTACCGCGCGCTGGTGCTGTTGGTCATCTCGTGTCCATGCGCGCTGGTGATCTCCACGCCCGTGTCGATTGTCTCCGCACTGGCTGGTGCCGCCCGTCACGGCGTGCTCATCAAAGGAGGGCGGCATCTCGAGACACTCGGCCACGTCAGGTGCATGGCTTTTGACAAGACCGGAACCTTGACGCGCGGCACGCCGGAGATCGTCGGGATCGAAGCGGTCGGGGGCCGGCCGATTCGTGAAGTGCTCGAGGTGGCGGCCTCGCTCGAAAGCCGATCTGACCATCCATTGGCACGGGCGATTCTCCTGCGCGCATCGCACGATCGCGTCGCCATCACGCCCGCTGCCGAGCACCGCGCGCTCCCCGGGCTCGGCGTCTCGGCCATCCTCAATGGCGAGCCCGTGCTCATCGGCAGCCACCGGATGTTCATCGAGCGAGGAATGTCCTCGCCGGCGATCGCCGCCAGGGTTGAGGCGTTATCAACCGACGGTCAGACGGCCGTGCTGGTGGCGAGATCCGGTCGGACCATCGGCGTGGTGGCCATTGCCGACGGCGCACGGGAAGCCGGACAGCAGCTCATGCGCCTCCTCCGGAAGCACGGCGTGGCGCACGTGGCGATTCTGACCGGCGATAACGAGGCCACGGCTGGCCGGCTGGCCAGGGACCTTGGAGTCACCGAGACGCGTGCCGGGCTGATGCCAGCCGACAAGGTGGCCGCTGTCCAGCAGTTGAAGGCGGCGTACGGCATCGTGGCCATGGTGGGCGATGGTGTCAACGACGCCCCGGCCCTGGCAGCAGCCGATGTTGGCATTGTGATGGGTGCGGCCGGCAGCGACGCCGCTCTCGAGACCGCGGACATTGCCCTGATGGCCGACGATTTGACCAAGATCCCCTACGCGGTTCGGCTGAGCAGAGCCACCGTGCGGAACATCCGATTGAACATCACGATCGCCCTCGCGTTGAAGGCGATCTTCCTCGTCCTGGCGGCGACTGGGTCGGCCACGCTCTGGATGGCGGTGGTCGCCGACATGGGGGCCTCGCTGCTGGTCATCGGAAACGGCCTGCGGCTGCTCAGATTCGACTGA